A region from the Desulfosoma sp. genome encodes:
- the rpsI gene encoding 30S ribosomal protein S9, with protein sequence MAEQSFYATGKRKSAVARVWLKPGTGRVVINNKPIDEYIVRETSKMIIHQPLMLTGTFGKLDVYVNVSGGGLSGQAGAIKHGISKALIEFNPEFRQVLKRAGFLTRDSRVKERKKYGQRGARARFQYSKR encoded by the coding sequence ATGGCGGAACAGAGTTTTTATGCAACAGGAAAGCGCAAATCAGCGGTCGCTCGAGTATGGCTCAAACCCGGTACGGGTCGCGTTGTGATCAACAACAAGCCTATCGACGAATACATTGTGCGTGAAACCAGCAAAATGATCATTCACCAACCCTTGATGCTCACGGGCACTTTTGGAAAGCTGGACGTGTACGTCAATGTGAGCGGCGGCGGCTTGAGCGGCCAAGCCGGGGCCATCAAACACGGCATTTCCAAGGCTCTCATTGAATTCAATCCGGAGTTCCGCCAGGTCCTGAAGCGAGCCGGCTTTCTCACGCGCGATTCCCGCGTCAAGGAACGCAAAAAATACGGGCAACGTGGCGCACGAGCTCGGTTCCAATACTCCAAACGCTAA
- the truA gene encoding tRNA pseudouridine(38-40) synthase TruA, protein MATLNESFVTECSVPMPAPKAVSVPLDPQVKRNFKVILEYDGSHYHGWQRQKGVLTIQEVVESKLGVILGRPVTVRASGRTDAGVHALGQVINFYARTRLSPQDFQRGLNGLLPPDIVVRHVEEVPDSFHASYSAVSKTYEYRILNRVLPSALERLYTWHVPKPLNLEAMQQCLPVLLGTHDFRAFMAAGSSVTQTVRTMIAAHIWKPDPDHIYLRFQATGFLRHMVRNLVGTLVRAGRGLMTPQELEAILESRDRSRAGMTAPAHGLYLVCVEYGRGDKNTAPLRGEET, encoded by the coding sequence ATGGCAACCCTAAACGAGTCTTTCGTCACCGAATGTTCGGTACCCATGCCCGCTCCCAAGGCCGTTTCCGTGCCGTTGGACCCTCAAGTCAAGAGAAACTTCAAAGTCATTCTGGAATACGACGGGTCCCATTACCACGGCTGGCAGCGACAAAAAGGGGTTCTCACCATTCAGGAAGTGGTGGAATCCAAACTGGGAGTTATCCTAGGGCGGCCTGTGACGGTGCGCGCTTCAGGCCGTACCGATGCGGGGGTGCACGCCTTGGGACAAGTGATCAATTTTTACGCCAGGACACGGCTCAGCCCTCAAGACTTTCAACGGGGACTGAATGGTCTTTTACCGCCGGATATCGTGGTTCGGCACGTGGAAGAGGTGCCCGATTCTTTTCATGCATCCTATTCGGCCGTCAGCAAAACTTATGAGTACCGTATTCTCAACCGAGTGCTGCCGTCGGCTTTGGAACGCCTCTACACCTGGCATGTGCCCAAACCCTTGAACCTGGAAGCCATGCAACAATGCCTTCCCGTCTTGTTGGGAACCCACGATTTTCGTGCCTTCATGGCTGCCGGGTCCTCGGTGACACAGACGGTTCGCACCATGATAGCTGCCCATATATGGAAACCCGATCCTGATCACATCTATTTGCGCTTTCAAGCTACGGGGTTTCTAAGGCATATGGTTCGCAATCTTGTGGGCACTTTGGTTCGTGCCGGCCGCGGCCTTATGACACCGCAGGAACTGGAGGCCATCCTTGAGAGTCGGGATCGAAGCCGCGCGGGCATGACGGCGCCAGCCCATGGACTTTATCTGGTCTGCGTCGAGTACGGGAGGGGAGACAAGAACACAGCACCGCTAAGAGGGGAAGAAACATGA
- a CDS encoding pyridoxal phosphate-dependent aminotransferase yields MKLSQRVQQVKPSATLAINAKAKALRSQGVRVISFGVGEPDFDTPHHIGQMAVQAIFRRQTRYTPVQGIAELKNAVIRTIEADYGLRYEPDEVLVSCGGKHCLYNLFQAVLDPGDEVIIPSPYWVSYPDMVRLAGAEPVFVPSQEDRGFKMTGEELQKAITPRTRMLVLNSPSNPTGTHYRPEELRDLADVLMEHDQVIIVSDDIYYRILFDNLRWANLAMVEPRLKARTFVVNGVSKTYAMTGWRIGYLLGDREVIKAAGKIQSQSTSNPSSVAQWAAVGALEGDQETCRHMVQVFAERRAYVMERLSRIPGVTCPMPDGAFYVFPNVSAYYGGTVSGRSIQGSADMADYLMEEVHLAVVPGDAFGEDRCIRLSFALSMEELREGFDRLEQALRKIGKS; encoded by the coding sequence ATGAAACTTTCGCAACGAGTGCAGCAGGTCAAACCGTCGGCGACCCTTGCCATCAACGCCAAAGCCAAGGCTTTACGCAGCCAAGGGGTACGGGTCATCAGTTTCGGTGTGGGAGAGCCCGATTTCGACACACCCCATCACATCGGGCAAATGGCCGTCCAGGCCATTTTCCGGCGGCAGACACGCTACACGCCTGTCCAGGGTATTGCGGAACTGAAAAATGCCGTGATTCGCACCATTGAAGCCGATTACGGCCTAAGGTACGAACCCGATGAAGTGCTGGTCTCGTGCGGCGGAAAACATTGTCTCTACAACCTGTTTCAGGCCGTACTGGATCCCGGTGATGAGGTGATCATTCCCAGCCCCTACTGGGTGTCCTACCCTGACATGGTGCGCCTGGCCGGAGCGGAACCCGTGTTCGTGCCGTCTCAAGAGGATCGCGGTTTCAAAATGACGGGCGAAGAGCTGCAAAAAGCCATCACACCACGGACCCGCATGCTTGTTCTCAACAGCCCGTCCAACCCTACAGGAACCCATTATCGGCCCGAGGAACTGCGGGATCTGGCCGATGTTCTCATGGAACACGACCAGGTCATCATCGTCTCCGATGACATCTACTATCGCATTCTCTTTGACAACCTTCGCTGGGCCAATCTGGCCATGGTGGAGCCGCGGCTTAAGGCACGTACTTTTGTCGTCAACGGAGTGAGCAAGACCTATGCCATGACGGGCTGGCGCATCGGCTATTTGTTGGGGGACCGGGAAGTGATCAAGGCAGCGGGAAAAATTCAAAGCCAGTCCACCAGCAATCCGTCATCTGTGGCTCAATGGGCGGCTGTAGGGGCTCTTGAGGGGGATCAGGAAACCTGCAGACACATGGTTCAAGTGTTTGCTGAAAGAAGGGCGTATGTCATGGAACGGCTTTCTCGAATTCCCGGAGTGACCTGCCCCATGCCTGACGGAGCTTTCTACGTGTTTCCCAACGTGAGCGCTTACTATGGGGGCACGGTGAGTGGTCGGTCCATTCAAGGCTCCGCAGACATGGCCGACTATCTCATGGAAGAAGTGCACCTGGCGGTGGTGCCCGGGGATGCTTTCGGCGAAGATCGCTGTATTCGGCTTTCCTTCGCTCTATCGATGGAGGAGCTTCGAGAAGGATTTGACCGGCTGGAACAGGCACTTCGAAAGATCGGGAAATCATGA
- the rplM gene encoding 50S ribosomal protein L13 — MKTTSAKFDANGRKWIVVDAEGQILGRLASEIAVRLRGKHLPTFSPHVDTGDFVVVINAEKVRLTGRKWEQKKYYRHSGYPGGLKVTTAKKLNQEHPERLIEFAVRGMLPKNRLGRKLLKKLKVYAGAEHPHEAQQPTALNLGSRK, encoded by the coding sequence GCCAACGGAAGAAAATGGATTGTGGTGGATGCCGAAGGTCAGATTTTGGGCAGACTGGCCAGTGAGATCGCCGTGAGGCTTCGAGGCAAGCATCTGCCGACCTTTTCTCCTCATGTGGACACGGGTGATTTCGTGGTGGTCATCAACGCCGAAAAGGTGCGTTTGACCGGCCGCAAGTGGGAGCAGAAAAAGTATTACCGGCATTCGGGATACCCCGGCGGCTTGAAGGTCACGACGGCCAAAAAGCTGAACCAGGAACATCCTGAACGGCTCATTGAATTCGCCGTTCGAGGCATGTTGCCCAAGAATCGCCTCGGCCGCAAGCTTCTCAAAAAGCTGAAAGTTTATGCCGGCGCCGAGCATCCTCATGAAGCCCAGCAACCCACGGCCCTGAACCTGGGCAGCCGTAAGTAG
- a CDS encoding CoA transferase, translating to MTDKKMGPSVYDDMFDDEALAAMLKEDKTIVGLAINEAYAKWAYAETNPKDIFRKPEALDDMLVLDVSYANFGALYASSILAEFGAEVIRIEPPAGDLARKMTPYGIMIKDTGLAYLTEARNKFHITLNLESPEGQAMFRNLASKADVVIEAFKPGYMDSLGIGYEQLKALNPGLIYCGMHSMGHFGEDSEKFANQPDYDIVAQARGVIMSITGEPDLDPEVPPEYKRPLKHGNWMGWYVGGAWAAFGIQAAMFVKRRTGKGQFVDCSPPEGLLSISNYVMQYYHMSGNEMPRAGNYDYAVFPYTYVKCKDGYTFMSGFTDPNWAALCEIMNRPDLQKMFPTIKERLTPENQPKIQHEIEKFTENYTSEEILQMLTEYSRRPDKKGTVVTGRLETPTEVLTRDHWRVRESFVKRKDPYYGEVLVQNSSFKAMSRTPGRIKWICRPVGADNEFIYQRYLGLGKGKLQQLKEKGVI from the coding sequence GGGCTTGCCATCAACGAAGCTTACGCGAAATGGGCCTATGCGGAAACCAATCCCAAAGATATTTTTCGTAAGCCTGAAGCCCTCGATGACATGCTGGTTCTGGATGTGAGTTACGCCAACTTCGGCGCCCTGTACGCCTCTTCCATTTTGGCGGAATTTGGAGCTGAAGTGATCCGCATTGAACCTCCGGCCGGGGACCTGGCCCGAAAGATGACCCCTTACGGCATCATGATCAAGGACACGGGGCTGGCGTACCTTACCGAGGCAAGGAATAAATTTCACATCACGCTCAATTTGGAATCGCCCGAAGGGCAAGCCATGTTTCGCAACCTGGCCTCAAAGGCCGATGTGGTTATCGAAGCCTTTAAGCCTGGCTATATGGATTCTTTGGGCATCGGCTATGAGCAACTCAAGGCCTTGAACCCGGGCTTGATCTATTGCGGTATGCACAGCATGGGGCATTTCGGTGAGGATTCGGAAAAATTCGCCAATCAACCCGATTACGACATTGTAGCTCAGGCACGCGGTGTCATTATGTCCATTACCGGTGAACCCGATTTGGACCCGGAAGTCCCCCCCGAATACAAAAGACCTCTCAAACACGGCAACTGGATGGGTTGGTACGTGGGCGGCGCTTGGGCGGCTTTCGGTATTCAAGCCGCTATGTTCGTCAAAAGGCGCACCGGCAAAGGACAATTCGTGGACTGTTCACCCCCTGAAGGGCTTCTTTCCATTTCCAACTACGTCATGCAATACTACCACATGTCCGGCAATGAAATGCCTCGAGCCGGCAATTATGACTACGCTGTCTTTCCTTACACCTACGTGAAGTGCAAGGACGGCTATACTTTCATGTCCGGTTTTACGGATCCTAACTGGGCTGCCCTCTGTGAGATCATGAACCGGCCCGATTTACAGAAGATGTTTCCTACCATCAAGGAACGGTTGACTCCCGAAAATCAGCCGAAGATTCAGCACGAAATCGAAAAATTTACAGAAAACTACACCTCCGAAGAAATCCTTCAAATGCTCACCGAATACAGTCGACGCCCTGACAAAAAAGGCACCGTGGTGACGGGACGGCTGGAAACCCCGACCGAAGTGCTCACTCGAGATCACTGGCGGGTGCGCGAAAGCTTCGTCAAGCGAAAAGATCCTTATTACGGCGAAGTGCTCGTGCAGAACTCGTCCTTTAAGGCCATGAGTCGCACACCGGGGCGAATCAAGTGGATCTGCCGTCCGGTGGGCGCCGACAACGAGTTCATCTATCAAAGGTATCTCGGGTTGGGCAAAGGAAAGCTCCAGCAGCTCAAAGAAAAGGGTGTCATCTAG
- the argC gene encoding N-acetyl-gamma-glutamyl-phosphate reductase, whose product MVPVSIAGASGYTGFELIRLLSGHPRVRVTTVTSRANQGETLADVYPALRGHGDLRFEDTDPEVLTREARLVFTALPHHAAMEIVPSLLDRGVRVVDLSADFRFRDASVYETWYQKHSAPHLLQEAVYGLPELYREQIASARLVGNPGCYPTSIILACAPLLKEKLIAAETIIADSKSGVSGAGRGLALTTHYCEVNDGFRAYKVAEHRHTPEVEQELSLLAGKPVRISFTPHLVPMSRGILSTVYAQLEPGVLERHVAEAFHAFYASARFVRLCPSGQFPTTLQVRGSNYCDLAWKMDSRTGRIIVVSVIDNLTRGASGQAVCNMNLMLGFPEDCGLEAAPWQP is encoded by the coding sequence ATGGTGCCAGTGTCCATTGCCGGTGCGTCCGGGTATACGGGCTTTGAGCTGATTCGGCTTTTGAGCGGGCATCCTCGAGTGCGCGTCACAACCGTCACGTCCCGAGCGAATCAAGGGGAAACTCTGGCCGACGTTTATCCCGCCTTGCGCGGCCATGGGGATCTGCGCTTTGAAGATACAGACCCGGAAGTGCTGACGCGTGAAGCTCGGTTGGTTTTCACCGCCCTTCCCCACCATGCCGCCATGGAAATTGTTCCGTCCTTGTTGGATCGCGGCGTGAGGGTGGTGGATTTAAGCGCCGATTTTCGGTTTCGAGACGCGTCCGTCTACGAAACCTGGTACCAAAAACACAGTGCCCCACATCTTCTGCAGGAAGCCGTCTACGGCCTTCCCGAGCTGTACCGAGAGCAAATCGCGTCCGCCCGCCTTGTGGGCAACCCGGGATGTTATCCCACAAGCATCATTCTTGCCTGTGCGCCCCTTCTTAAGGAAAAGCTCATCGCTGCAGAAACCATCATCGCTGATTCCAAGTCAGGCGTGAGCGGCGCGGGCCGAGGTCTGGCGCTTACAACCCATTACTGCGAAGTCAATGACGGGTTTCGCGCTTACAAAGTAGCCGAACATCGTCATACCCCTGAAGTGGAGCAAGAGCTGAGCCTTTTGGCGGGAAAGCCGGTACGTATCAGTTTCACGCCGCACCTTGTGCCCATGAGTCGCGGGATTTTAAGCACCGTCTATGCGCAATTGGAACCAGGGGTGCTGGAGCGTCATGTGGCGGAAGCTTTTCATGCTTTTTATGCGTCCGCACGCTTCGTGCGACTGTGCCCCTCCGGTCAATTTCCTACGACATTGCAGGTGCGGGGAAGCAACTATTGTGATCTCGCATGGAAGATGGATTCCCGCACGGGCCGGATCATCGTGGTTTCCGTGATTGACAATCTTACTCGAGGGGCTTCGGGCCAAGCGGTTTGCAACATGAACCTGATGCTGGGCTTTCCGGAAGACTGCGGACTAGAAGCCGCTCCATGGCAACCCTAA